A region of the bacterium genome:
ACATGGTGGAGGGGGTCGACCGCGGCATCGCCGTCCCGCCCAACACGCCGGCCAGCGTGATCAAGACGCTGGAGGCGGCCTTCATGAACATCGCGCAGAGGCCGGAATTCAAGGAGGAGCAGCGAAAGGGCGGCTTCGTCCCGTTGGCGATGGGTCACGAAGAGGTGAAGGCGTACATGAAGAAGATGACGGCCCTCTACACGGAGCTCGCGAAAGGGCTGAAGAAGAAATAGTTGCGCAGCCAGAGAAAGTGCGACATCGTCGCGGGCGCGGTCGTCGCTCTCCTCGGCGTGGTGGTGATCCTCGCTGCGTCGCAGATCCGGGGTGACGTCGAGGAGCGGCTGCCGCCCCGCACCCTCCCCTACGCCGTCGGCTTCATGACGTTCGGGGGGGGGCTGGGCCTCGCCGTCAAGTCGTACCGGTTCCGCGGGGAGGACCCGGAGATCGGGTGGCCGGAAAGGACGGCTGGGTCCGGATCGGCGTGAACCTTTCCCTGATCGCCCTCTTCGCCGCGCTCATGGACCCGCTCGGGATGCCGATCACCACCGGGTTGTACGTCGCCGCCGCGATCTTCTACATGGATCGGAAACGGATCCTCACGGCGCTGCTCACCGGCGCCGGCTCCGCCCTGGTCGTCTATTACCTGTTCATCCGGCTCCTCGGGCTGACCTTCCCTCTGGGACCCTTGGGACAGTAGGAAAGAAACGGTGCTCTTCTCCTGGGACCTGCTGATCACCGGATTCGTCGACGCGCTCAGCTGGTCGAACCTGTTCTGGGCGTTTGTCGGCTGCTTCGTCGGGACGTTGATCGGCGTCCTTCCGGGGATCGGCCCCTCGGCCGGGATCGCCATCCTCCTCCCCATGACGACGATGATCCCCCCCACCTCGGGAATCATCATGATGGCGGCGATCTATTACGGCGCGATGTACGGCGGCTCCACGACCGCGATCGTGGTCAACATCCCCGGCGAGGCGTCGTCCGTGCCGACCGCCATCGACGGCTACGAGATGGCCAAACAGGGGCGGGCCGGCGCCGCTTTGGGGATCTCCGCCATCTCGTCCTTCGTGGCGGGGACCCTCGGGCTGGTGGGGCTCACCTTCTTCGCCCCCCTGCTCGCCAACGTCGCGCTCGCGTTCGGCCCGCCGGAATATTTCGCCCTGATGTTCATGGGCCTGAGCCTCGTCATCAGCCTATCGGGCCGCGCCCTCCTGAAAGGGATGATCGCGACGTCCATCGGCCTGCTCGCGTCCATCATCGGCCAGAACCCCCTGACGGGGGCCGCACGCTTAACCTTCGGGGTGGTCGACCTGATGGCCGGGTTGAACTTCATCAGCATCATCATCGGGCTGTTCGCCATCAGCGAGGTGATGATCAACGTCGAAGCGGCGGCGGCCCATATCTACGCGACGAAGATCCACGGGTGGATGCCGACGTGGGCGGAGATCCGTCAGTGCGGGGGCACCATGCTCCGTGCGTCCGGGATCGGCTTCTTTCTCGGGCTGCTGCCCGGGTGCGCGCCGGCGGTGACGACCTTCATCGCGTACGACGTCGAGAAGAGGGTCTCGAAAACCCCGGAGCGGTTCGGGAAGGGGGCGATCGAGGGGGTCGCGGCGCCGGAAGGGGCGAACAACGCGACCACCAGCGCCGGCTTCGTCCCGCTCTTCGCCTTCGGGCTCCCGACCGGCCCCGCGCTCGCCGTCCTGATGGGCGGCCTCATGATGTACGGGCTTCAGCCGGGGCCGATGCTCTTCCAGACAAACCCGAAGTTCGTCTGGGCGGTCATCGCCAGCATGTACATCGGGAACGTGATGCTCCTGGTGCTGAACCTTCCGCTCGTCGGATTCTGGGCACGAATCGCCCTCATCCCGTTCCCGGTCCTCGGGCCCCTCATCATCCTCTGCTCGGTGATCGGGGCGTACAGCATCCGGTTCATGCTCTTCGACGTCTGGGTCGCGCTCCTGTTCGGGGTCGTCGGCTACGGGATGCGGAAGCTGCACTTCCCGATCGCTCCGCTGGTGCTCGCCACCGTCCTCGCGCAGATGCTGGAAACGTCCCTGCAGCAGTCGCTGCTGATCTCCCAGGGCTCCTGGTTCATCTTCTTCAACCGGCCCATCGCCGGTTTCTTCATGGTCCTGGCCCTCGCCTCCATCGCACGGGGGATCTGGATCCAGTTCCGTTCC
Encoded here:
- a CDS encoding tripartite tricarboxylate transporter TctB family protein, whose amino-acid sequence is MAGKDGWVRIGVNLSLIALFAALMDPLGMPITTGLYVAAAIFYMDRKRILTALLTGAGSALVVYYLFIRLLGLTFPLGPLGQ
- a CDS encoding tripartite tricarboxylate transporter permease, whose protein sequence is MLFSWDLLITGFVDALSWSNLFWAFVGCFVGTLIGVLPGIGPSAGIAILLPMTTMIPPTSGIIMMAAIYYGAMYGGSTTAIVVNIPGEASSVPTAIDGYEMAKQGRAGAALGISAISSFVAGTLGLVGLTFFAPLLANVALAFGPPEYFALMFMGLSLVISLSGRALLKGMIATSIGLLASIIGQNPLTGAARLTFGVVDLMAGLNFISIIIGLFAISEVMINVEAAAAHIYATKIHGWMPTWAEIRQCGGTMLRASGIGFFLGLLPGCAPAVTTFIAYDVEKRVSKTPERFGKGAIEGVAAPEGANNATTSAGFVPLFAFGLPTGPALAVLMGGLMMYGLQPGPMLFQTNPKFVWAVIASMYIGNVMLLVLNLPLVGFWARIALIPFPVLGPLIILCSVIGAYSIRFMLFDVWVALLFGVVGYGMRKLHFPIAPLVLATVLAQMLETSLQQSLLISQGSWFIFFNRPIAGFFMVLALASIARGIWIQFRSQAPEIAIDDADE